The Fragaria vesca subsp. vesca linkage group LG2, FraVesHawaii_1.0, whole genome shotgun sequence genome includes a window with the following:
- the LOC101306984 gene encoding uncharacterized protein LOC101306984 gives MASIHAIAPQSFLNLPNPKPRKPITPHSKPTSSSNLYTLKPPKTQSFPSRKPTRVLTSVADHHHDVIPVQSSDCVDQQEGMVVSRAECEGVESELASQVGGFGASEGRLSFEGAGGFGSSSSGVGNERGNEELYRLVDRSINATIVLAAGSFALTKLLTIDQDYWHGWTIYEILRYAPQHNWTAYEEALKANPVLAKMVISGVVYSLGDWIAQCFEGKPLFEFDRARMFRSGLVGFTLHGSLSHYYYQICEELFPFQGWWVVPVKVAFDQTIWAAIWNSIYFTVLGFLRLESPINIYSELKATFWPMLTAGWKLWPFAHLVTYGLIPVEQRLLWVDCVELIWVTILSTYSNEKSEARISDAPAEASSNSPNISPLEE, from the exons ATGGCGTCCATCCACGCCATAGCTCCCCAGAGCTTCCTCAACCTCCCAAACCCCAAACCCAGAAAACCCATCACCCCCCACTCAAAACCCACTTCAAGTTCCAATCTTTACACCCTTAAACCCCCAAAGACCCAATCTTTCCCCTCAAGGAAACCCACCCGGGTCCTCACCTCCGTCGCCGACCACCACCATGACGTCATCCCGGTACAGAGCTCCGACTGCGTTGACCAGCAGGAAGGGATGGTGGTGAGCAGGGCAGAGTGTGAGGGTGTGGAGAGCGAGTTGGCGAGTCAGGTTGGTGGGTTTGGGGCGAGTGAGGGGAGGCTCTCGTTTGAAGGGGCTGGTGGGTTTGGGTCTTCTTCTTCTGGGGTTGGAAATGAGAGAGGGAATGAGGAGTTATATAGGCTTGTGGATAGGAGTATTAATGCCACTATTGTGCTTGCTGCTGGCAGTTTTGCTCTTACTAAGTTGCTTACTATTGATCAGGATTATTGGCAT GGATGGACTATATATGAGATCTTAAGATATGCACCTCAACATAATTGGACTGCTTATGAGGAAGCACTTAAGGCTAATCCAGTTTTAGCCAAAATGGTAATTAGTGGTGTTGTATACTCTCTCGGTGACTGGATTGCACAG TGCTTTGAAGGAAAACCTTTATTTGAGTTCGACCGGGCACGAATGTTCAGATCTGGGCTTGTTGGCTTTACTCTCCATGGTTCCCTATCGCACTATTATTACCAGATTTGTGAG GAGCTTTTTCCTTTCCAAGGCTGGTGGGTGGTTCCTGTCAAAGTAGCCTTTGACCAAACTATATGGGCAGCAATTTGGAACAGCATTTACTTTACAGTTTTGGGATTTTTGCGTCTTGAATCTCCTATCAATATATATAGTGAACTGAAAGCGACATTCTGGCCAATGCTGACT GCAGGTTGGAAGCTGTGGCCATTTGCTCATCTTGTTACCTATGGTCTGATCCCCGTCGAACAAAGGCTCTTATGGGTGGACTGTGTAGAGTTAATTTGGGTGACTATTCTATCAAC TTATTCAAATGAAAAGTCGGAAGCAAGGATTTCTGACGCACCAGCTGAAGCAAGTTCCAACTCTCCAAACATAAGTCCTCTTGAG GAGTAA
- the LOC101295600 gene encoding KDEL-tailed cysteine endopeptidase CEP1-like translates to MDGKARTRLPRCCREGTASRHLQEQCRIRREVQQREQDIHVEHKQVSDMTNEEFRRHYTGNKITPGLSSTSSNFTYQSLAASDIPTRMDWREQQAVTPIKDQGRCGACWAFSVAAAVEGLTKIKTGELISLSEQQLVDCSSQNNGCGGGSLKLAYDYVEQNGLAREESYPYEGTDTGTCNTDMESERAAKITSYAQVTSRDENDLLKAVAMQPVSIRIAAYGLDFQQYSIGVFSGDYGTDLNHDITAIGYGTTEDGIDYWLMKNSWGTQWGESGFMKILRNSDAPEGMCGLAINNFDCISLYVYYSMPLFHIYLSIEYALPNSTIHVGS, encoded by the exons ATGGATGGCAAAGCACGGACGCGTTTACCCCGATGCTGCAGAGAAGGAACGGCGTCTCGGCATCTTCAAGAACAATGTAGAATACGTCGAGAAGTTCAACAAAGGGAACAAGACATACACGTTGAGCATAAACAAGTTTCTGATATGACCAACGAAGAATTCCGGAGACATTATACCGGAAACAAAATCACCCCCGGCTTAAGTTCAACCTCATCCAATTTTACCTACCAAAGCTTGGCTGCTTCTGATATTCCAACTAGAATGGACTGGAGGGAACAACAAGCTGTCACTCCCATAAAGGATCAAGGTCGATGCG GTGCTTGCTGGGCATTTTCAGTAGCAGCAGCTGTGGAAGGGCTAACCAAAATCAAAACCGGCGAATTGATCTCACTCTCCGAGCAGCAACTTGTGGACTGCAGCTCCCAGAACAATGGGTGCGGCGGTGGTAGCTTGAAACTCGCATATGACTACGTAGAGCAAAACGGACTGGCTCGTGAAGAAAGTTACCCGTACGAGGGAACAGACACTGGAACATGCAACACTGACATGGAAAGTGAGCGTGCGGCAAAGATCACTAGCTATGCCCAAGTCACTTCCAGAGATGAAAACGATCTACTCAAGGCTGTGGCCATGCAACCAGTCTCGATCCGCATTGCGGCTTATGGATTGGATTTTCAGCAATACAGCATCGGGGTGTTCTCAGGCGATTATGGGACGGACCTCAACCATGACATCACGGCCATCGGCTACGGGACAACTGAAGATGGAATCGACTATTGGTTAATGAAAAACTCATGGGGGACGCAATGGGGTGAAAGTGGGTTTATGAAAATTCTTAGAAACAGTGACGCCCCAGAGGGTATGTGCGGCCTTGCTATTAATAACTTCGATTGCATAAGTCTCTACGTATACTACAGCATGCCTCTTTTCCATATTTATCTTTCTATTGAGTATGCACTTCCAAATTCTACTATACATGTTGGGTCGTGA
- the LOC101295894 gene encoding peptidyl-prolyl cis-trans isomerase CYP37, chloroplastic-like, protein MSNGNRSEELKHQHSTLVNSYMSTNGYKKKLGSLIAVILVVVQISSPLPLVGWEFWPISPANAVLYSPDTKVPRTGELALRRAIPANPSMKAMQDSLEEILYLLRIPQRKPYGTMEGNVKKALKIATDEKDSILASVPADLREKGSTLHASLIDGKNGLQVLLGYIKDKDADKVSVALASSLDTIAELELLQAPGLSFLLPAQYQSYPRLTGRGTVELTIEKGDGSTFAPEAGGEPRKTATIQVVIDGYSAPLTAGNFAKLVSDGAYDGAKLSSTDQAVLSASGSDKYSGPSVPLEIKPSGQFEPLYRTKLDVQDGELPVLPLSVYGSVAMAHSEASDEYSSPYQFFFYLYDKRNAGLGGLSFDEGEFSVFGYTTVGKDILSQIKTGDVIRSAKLVEGQDRLVLPNEK, encoded by the exons ATGTCCAACGGGAATCGATCAGAG GAACTCAAACATCAGCATAGTACTCTTGTCAATTCCTATATGTCAACCAATGGATATAAAAAGAAACTTGGAAGTTTAATTGCTGTGATCCTTGTGGTTGTCCAAATATCTTCTCCGCTTCCTTTGGTTGGTTGGGAGTTTTGGCCTATATCACCTGCAAATGCAGTTCTTTATTCTCCAGACACCAAGGTTCCCAGAACAGGAGAATTAGCTTTAAGGAGGGCTATACCTGCAAACCCAAGCATGAAGGCCATGCAG GATTCTCTGGAGGAGATACTGTACTTGTTGAGAATTCCACAGAGAAAGCCTTATGGAACCATGGAGGGAAATGTGAAAAAAGCTCTAAAG ATAGCAACAGATGAAAAGGACTCAATTTTGGCAAGTGTACCCGCAGACTTGAGGGAGAAGGGTTCCACCTTACATGCATCTCTTATTGATGGAAAG AATGGATTGCAAGTTCTTCTTGGATATATAAAGGATAAGGATGCAGATAAAGTATCTGTGGCCCTTGCATCTTCACTGGATACCATTGCTGAGCTGGAGTTATTACAG GCTCCAGGCCTCTCATTCTTGTTGCCCGCGCAATACCAGAGTTACCCAAG GCTTACAGGGAGAGGAACTGTTGAATTAACCATTGAGAAGGGTGACGGTTCAACATTTGCTCCAGAAGCCGGTGGTGAACCGAGAAAGACAGCCACTATTCAG GTTGTTATAGATGGATATTCAGCACCGTTAACAGCGGGTAATTTCGCAAAACTG GTAAGTGATGGGGCATATGATGGGGCAAAGCTCAGCTCGACTGACCAAGCTGTTCTCTCAGCTAGTGGTTCTGACAAGTACAGTGGTCCTAGTGTTCCTCTAGAAATAAAGCCATCTGGGCAATTTGAGCCCTTATACAGAACAAAATTAGATGTGCAG GATGGGGAATTGCCAGTTCTTCCTCTATCTGTTTACGGATCAGTTGCGATGGCACATAGTGAAGCCTCTGACGAGTACTCATCACCATATCAATTTTTCTTCTATCTTTATGATAAAAGAAAT GCTGGCTTGGGAGGATTATCGTTTGATGAAGGAGAATTCTCAGTTTTTGG ATACACAACAGTAGGAAAAGATATTCTTTCACAGATAAAAACTGGCGACGTGATTCGATCAGCAAAGCTGGTCGAAGGTCAAGATCGTCTAGTGCTGCCAAATGAGAAGTGA
- the LOC101307274 gene encoding uncharacterized protein LOC101307274, with product MANYLAQFQTIKNSLDHLVIAVEDVSDLWPTVKKGFEEHLPFKRACLNNKTRNPVFVENFRAEFILTTDARLRSRFPQEQSLFWFREPYATAVLVTCEDLDEFKTILKPRLKLIVQNDEREWFIVFVSKAHPNNDQATKMASKVYAKLEVDFSSKKRERCCKFDLYSAEESFWEDLEAKIMECIRNTLDRRAQFYEDEIRKLSEQRFMPVWNFCNFFILKESLAFMFEMAHLYEDSLREYDELEICYLETVQTMGRRRDFGGVDHGDDQASLLNSGNKPLTQIVQDDSFREFEFRQYLFACQSKLLFKLNRPFEVASRGYSFIISFSKALAFHENILPFCMREVWVITACMSLVHATASHYKEGLAAADIEKEFYRLQGDLYSLCRVKFMRLAYLIGYGTNMERSPGNSASLSMLPWPKPATWPSVPPDASSEVLAKEKIILQATPATKHFGIQRKPLPLEPSLLLREANRRRASLSAGNMFEMLDGRQNFTDGSGSDASIKMPSLQKVQASAMSRTNSSPGMFESSIDRPMRLAEIYVAAERALQATVSNTDLWKSLSSMEEFEQKYLELTKGAADNYHRSWWKRHGVVLDGEIAAVLFKNGNYDLAAKSYEKVCALYAGEGWQDLLAEVLPNLAECHKILNDQAGYLSSCVRLLSLDKGLFLMKERQAFQSEVDHLAHAEMKQPVPLDVSSLITFSGNPGPPLELCDGDSGTLSVTFWSGFPVDITLDSLNLTLNAIFNTDEVAKALWSSTAIVLKPGRNTVTLDLPPQKPGSYVLGVLTGQIGQLRFRSHSFSKGGPEDSEDFMSYEKPPRPVLKVFKARPLVDLAAAISSALLINETQWVGIIVRPINYSLKGAVLYVDTGPGLKIEESHFIEMESYIAESNNSVEQLALSGDRVEFPDWASNLPSVVWIPVHAISETLARGSSSVAPQRQINLDGMRTIALKLEFGASHNQIFERTLAVHFTDPFHVSTQVADKCNDGTLLLQVILHSEVKATLTIFDAWLDLQDGFVNTGQSDGRPTSAYFPLVVSPNSRAGILFSILLGKTNAEDEAKAVQSDSILNIRYGISGDRTTGAHPPVASQSSVPEGGGQGLIFRSALVLQRPVLDPVLAVGFLPLPSSGLRVGQLVTMKWRIERLKDFEENERSHNNDEVLYEVNANTESWMVAGRKRGHITLSANEGSRIEISILCVPLVAGYVRPPHLGLPDVDESNISCNPAGPHLVCVLPPTLSSSFCIPA from the exons ATGGCCAACTACCTCGCTCAGTTCCAGACCATAAAGAATTCACTCGATCATCTCGTCATCGCTG TTGAAGATGTTAGTGATTTGTGGCCTACTGTGAAGAAGGGATTTGAGGAGCATTTGCCTTTCAAAAGAGCTTGTTTAAACAACAAGACACGTAATCCCGTGTTTGTAGAGAATTTCCGGGCTGAATTCATATTAACAACAGATGCGAGACTCCGCAGCCGATTCCCACAGGAGCAGTCATTGTTTTGGTTTCGGGAGCCATATGCAACTGCGGTTCTCGTCACCTGTGAG GATCTTGATGAGTTCAAGACCATCCTCAAACCACGGCTAAAGCTAATTGTCCAAAATGATGAACGGGAATGGTTTATTGTTTTTGTATCCAAGGCGCATCCAAACAATGATCAAGCCACCAAAATGGCAAGTAAAGTATATGCCAAACTTGAAGTTGATTTTAGCTCGAAGAAGAGAGAAAG GTGTTGCAAATTTGATCTATATAGTGCTGAAGAAAGCTTTTGGGAAGACTTGGAAGCCAAGATAATGGAGTGCATCAGAAATACATTGGATAGACGTGCACAGTTTTATGAGGATGAGATACGCAAGCTCAGTGAACAACGCTTCATGCCAGTTTGGAACTTCTGCAATTTCTTTATTTTAAAG GAAAGCTTGGCTTTTATGTTTGAGATGGCCCATCTTTATGAAGATTCATTACGTGAATATGATGAGCTAGAAATTTGTTATTTGGAAACAG TCCAAACGATGGGAAGGAGAAGGGACTTTGGGGGAGTTGACCATGGTGATGATCAAGCATCATTGCTTAATTCTGGAAACAAACCTTTGACACAAATTGTTCAAGACGACTCGTTTAGGGAATTTGAATTTAGACAGTATCTGTTTGCCTGTCAATCAAAG CTTCTATTCAAGCTGAATCGCCCCTTTGAGGTTGCGTCCAGGGGATACTCATTCATTATAAGCTTTTCAAAGGCTCTGGCTTTTCATGAG AATATTCTACCTTTTTGTATGCGTGAAGTTTGGGTTATAACAGCTTGCATGTCCTTAGTCCATGCAACTGCTTCACATTATAAGGAAGGACTTGCAGCAGCTGATATAGAAAAGGAGTTCTACCGCCTTCAAGGTGATCTTTACTCACTGTGCAGGGTGAAG TTCATGAGGCTTGCTTATTTAATCGGATATGGCACAAATATGGAAAGAAGTCCTGGCAACAG TGCTTCACTCAGCATGCTACCTTGGCCCAAGCCAGCGACTTGGCCTTCTGTTCCACCTGATGCTTCGTCTGAGGTTCTAGCAAAAGAAAAG ATAATTCTACAGGCAACTCCAGCAACCAAGCACTTTGGTATTCAGAGAAAACCATTGCCTCTTGAACCTTCTCTACTACTGCGTGAGGCGAATCGCAGGAGAGCTTCTCTCTCTGCTGGAAATATGTTTGAAATGCTTGATGGTCGCCAAAATTTTACTGATGG TTCAGGTTCAGATGCATCAATTAAGATGCCCTCGTTACAAAAAGTCCAAGCAAGTGCTATGTCGCGTACAAACTCTTCACCAGGAATGTTTGAGAGCTCAATTGATAGGCCCATGAGACTTGCAGAGATTTATGTTGCAGCTGAACGTGCTCTGCAGGCTACAGTTTCGAATACTGATCTGTGGAAGTCTTTGTCATCTATGGAGGAGTTTGAG CAAAAATATTTGGAGCTGACTAAGGGTGCTGCGGACAATTACCATAGATCCTGGTGGAAAAGGCATGGAGTTGTCCTTGATGGTGAAATAGCAGCAGTCTTGTTTAAGAATGGAAACTATGATCTAGCTGCAAAGTCATATGAGAAGGTTTGTGCTCTTTATGCGGGTGAAGGGTGGCAAGATTTATTGGCAGAAGTCCTGCCCAACTTAGCAGAGTGTCATAAGATACTCAATGACCAAGCTGGCTATCTATCTTCTTGCGTGAGGCTTCTTTCATTGGATAAAGGCTTGTTTTTAATGAAGGAACGTCAGGCTTTTCAGTCTGAGGTTGATCATCTTGCACATGCTGAAATGAAGCAACCTGTGCCACTGGATGTCTCATCACTAATTACATTCTCCGGTAATCCTGGGCCTCCATTAGAATTATGTGATGGGGATTCTGGTACTCTATCTGTGACATTTTGGAGTGGCTTTCCTGTTGACATAACGCTTGATTCGCTAAATCTCACATTGAATGCAATTTTCAATACTGATGAGGTTGCTAAG GCATTATGGAGCTCTACTGCGATTGTATTGAAGCCTGGTCGGAATACTGTTACCCTAGATTTACCACCCCAAAAACCAGGTTCATATGTTTTGGGGGTTCTTACTGGGCAGATTGGGCAGTTACGATTCAGGTCTCATAGCTTTTCCAAAGGCGGCCCTGAAGACAGTGAGGATTTTATGAGTTATGAAAAGCCTCCGAGGCCTGTTTTAAAG GTTTTCAAAGCACGACCTCTTGTTGATCTTGCTGCAGCTATTTCGTCGGCCCTGCTTATAAATGAAACTCAATGGGTTGGAATTATAGTAAGGCCTATTAACTACTCCCTCAAAGGTGCTGTCTTGTATGTTGATACTGGTCCTGGTCTTAAAATTGAAGAGTCCCATTTCATTGAGATGGAAAGCTACATTGCTGAATCAAATAATTCAGTTGAGCAATTGGCTCTTTCTGGTGATAGAGTAGAGTTTCCAGATTGGGCAAGTAATTTGCCTTCTGTTGTATGGATTCCAGTTCATGCTATCAGCGAAACACTTGCAAGAGGATCATCTTCAG TGGCTCCCCAAAGACAGATCAATTTGGATGGAATGAGGACAATAGCACTGAAACTTGAATTTGGAGCTTCTCACAATCAGATTTTTGAGAG GACCCTAGCTGTGCATTTTACGGATCCTTTCCATGTGAGTACACAAGTTGCAGATAAATGCAATGATGGAACTTTGCTTCTGCAG GTGATTTTACACTCTGAAGTGAAAGCCACATTAACGATCTTTGATGCTTGGCTTGATCTTCAAGATGGATTTGTTAATACCGGACAAAGTGATGGGCGACCAACCTCTGCCTACTTTCCACTTGTTGTTTCACCAAATTCTAGAGCCGGAATATTATTCAGTATACTTTTAGGGAAGACAAACGCTGAAG ATGAAGCTAAGGCTGTTCAATCAGATAGTATACTAAATATTAGATATGGAATTTCTGGTGATAGAACAACTGGAGCGCATCCACCTGTGGCATCTCAATCTTCTGTGCCTGAGGGTGGCGGACAGGGTCTGATTTTCAGGAGTGCTCTTGTTTTGCAAAGGCCTGTGCTTGATCCAGTCCTGGCCGTTGGTTTTCTTCCTCTCCCTTCTAGTGGCCTTAGGGTTGGCCAGCTGGTTACCATGAAATGGAGGATTGAAAGATTAAAGGATTTTGAGGAGAATGAACGTTCCCATAACAAT GATGAGGTGTTGTATGAAGTCAATGCAAATACTGAAAGTTGGATGGTAGCTGGGAGGAAAAGAGGGCACATCACTCTCTCTGCAAATGAAG GTTCAAGGATAGAGATTTCAATACTATGTGTGCCTCTGGTGGCGGGATATGTTCGTCCCCCTCATCTTGGTCTGCCAGATGTTGATGAATCAAATATAAGTTGCAATCCAGCAGGGCCTCATTTGGTTTGTGTCTTGCCTCCAACTTTGAGTTCTTCTTTCTGCATTCCTGCATGA